In Eubalaena glacialis isolate mEubGla1 chromosome 12, mEubGla1.1.hap2.+ XY, whole genome shotgun sequence, a single window of DNA contains:
- the SASH1 gene encoding SAM and SH3 domain-containing protein 1 isoform X3, protein MPKPSREQSDDETEESVKFKRLHKLVNSTRRVRKKLIRVEEMKKPSTEGGEEQVLENSPVPDERSALYSGVHKKPFFFDASPEKPPEDDSDSLTTSPSSSSLDTWGAGRKLVKTFSKGESRGLIKPPKKMGTFFSYPEDDKAQKVSRSLTEGEMKKGLGSLSHGRTCSFGGFDLTNRSLHIGSNNSDPLGKEGDFVYKEVIKSPTASRISLGKKVKSVKETMRKRMSKKYSSSVSEQDSGLDGMPGSPPSSQPDSEHMDKPKLKAGGSVESLRSSLSGQSSMSGQTVSTTDSSTSNRESVKSEDGDDEEPPYRGPFCGRARVHTDFTPSPYDTDSLKLKKGDIIDIISKPPMGTWMGLLNNKVGTFKFIYVDVLNEEEEKPKRPTRRRRKGRPPQPKSVEDLLDRINLKEHMPTFLFNGYEDLDTFKLLEEEDLDELNIRDPEHRAVLLTAVELLQEYDSNSDQSGSQEKLLVDSQGLSGCSPRDSGCYESSENLENGKSRKTSPSVKSSAESSLKSFNRNQLGNYPTLPLTKPVDALKPGGEGRLGSGLTPHTSKHCDPPCVTDLNKNRRSLPVSICRSCETLEGPQTLETWPRSHSLDDLQGEPEKGVPGEVTEPSPQIVPEVPQKTAPSITKVQSPKLDSAVDNALLLTQSKRFSEPQKTTTKKLDGPMAAFSHGTSPPPCLPKTYDAQPPAVKHGLTRTPLEGHRKGLDFEGTHHPPGTKEGVDAAQRGPEARTQAKPPAQPPPVPAKKSRERLANGLHPVPPGPPGTPGPDAPSLPLKKGSAGGPGDCPPPPVARPPAGPEPGSPPSARPPPWLSELPESASLQEHGVRLGPALARKVSCTRGVDLEMLTEKKLRAEGIDLTEEPYSDKHGRCGIPEALVQRYAEDLDQPERDVATNMDQIRVKLLRKQHRMAIPSGGLTEICRKPLSPGCVSSVSDWLVSIGLPMYASALTEAGFSTLGQVPSLSHTCLQEAGITEERHISKLVSAARLFKLPPGPEAM, encoded by the exons ATGCCGAAGCCG TCAAGAGAGCAGTCGGATGATGAGACTGAGGAGTCGGTGAAGTTTAAGAGGTTACACAAGCTGGTAAACTCCACTCGCAGAGTGAGAAAGAAACTGATCAGggtggaagaaatgaaaaagccCAGCACTGAAG GCGGGGAGGAACAGGTGCTTGAGAATTCCCCGGTCCCGGATGAAAGGTCTGCCCTGTACTCTGGAGTGCACAAGAAGCCATTTTTCTTTGATGCCTCTCCTGAGAAACCTCCAGAAGATGATTCAGACTCTCTCACCACTTCTCCATCATCCAGCAGCCTGGACACCTGGGGTGCCGGCCGGAAGTTGGTCAAAACCTTCAGCAAAGGAGAGAGCCGGGGCCTGATCAAGCCCCCCAAGAAGATGGGGACCTTCTTCTCCTACCCAGAAGACGACAAGGCCCAGAAGGTGTCCCGCTCCCTCACCGAGGGGGAGATGAAGAAGGGTCTCGGGTCCCTGAGCCACGGG AGAACCTGCAGTTTTGGAGGATTTGACTTGACAAATCGTTCTCTGCACATTGGCAGTAATAATTCTGACCCATTG ggTAAAGAAGGAGATTTTGTGTATAAAGAAGTAATCAAATCACCTACCGCCTCCCGAATCTCTCTTGGAAAAAAGGTGAAATCAGTGAAAGAGACAATGAGGAAGAGAATGTCTAAAAAATACAGCAGCTCTGTCTCTGAGCAG GATTCAGGCCTTGATGGAATGCCGGGCTCCCCTCCATCCTCTCAGCCTGACAGCGAACACATGGACAAGCCCAAGCTCAAAGCCGGAGGTTCTGTGGAGAGTCTGCGGAGTTCTCTGAGCGGTCAAAGCTCAATGA GTGGTCAAACAGTGAGCACCACCGATTCCTCGACCAGCAACAGGGAGAGTGTTAAGTCGGAAGACGGTGATGACGAGGAGCCCCCGTACCGGGGCCCGTTCTGTGGGCGCGCCAGGGTGCACACCGACTTCACGCCCAGCCCCTATGACACAGACTCACTCAAGCTCAAG AAAGGAGACATCATTGATATAATCAGCAAACCCCCCATGGGCACCTGGATGGGCCTGCTGAACAACAAGGTGGGCACATTCAAATTCATCTACGTGGACGTGCTCAACGAGGAAGAGGAGAAGCCCAAGCGCCccaccaggaggaggaggaaaggaagaccCCCCCAGCCCAAGTCGGTGGAGGATCTCCTGGATCGCATCAACCTCAAA GAGCACATGCCCACTTTCCTGTTCAATGGATATGAAGATTTGGACACCTTTAAGCTCCTGGAGGAGGAAGATTTGGACGAGTTAAATATCAGGGACCCAGAGCACAGAGCTGTTCTCTTGACAGCCGTGGAGCTGTTACAGGAATATGACA GTAACAGTGACCAGTCCGGATCCCAGGAGAAGCTGCTTGTTGACAGCCAGGGCTTGAGTGGATGCTCTCCACGAGACTCAGGATGCTATGAAAGCAGTGAGAACTTGGAGAACG GCAAGTCTCGTAAAACCAGCCCCTCTGTCAAATCATCAGCCGAGTCCAGCTTGAAGTCTTTCAACAGGAATCAGCTGGGCAACTACCCAACCTTGCCTCTAACGAAGCCAGTAGATGCGCTGAagccgggaggggaggggaggctgggcagTGGTCTCACCCCTCACACCTCCAAGCACTGTGATCCCCCGTGTGTGACTGACTTGAATAAAAACCGAAGGAGCCTCCCCGTTTCCATCTGCCGGAGCTGTGAGACCCTGGAGGGCCCCCAGACCTTGGAGACTTGGCCCCGATCCCACTCCCTGGACGACCTTCAAGGAGAGCCTGAAAAAGGTGTGCCTGGTGAGGTGACAGAACCTTCCCCTCAGATTGTACCTGAAGTGCCACAAAAGACAGCACCCTCCATCACAAAGGTTCAAAGCCCCAAACTAGATTCTGCTGTTGACAATGCACTGCTACTGACCCAAAGCAAGAGATTTTCTGAACCTCAGAAAACGACTACTAAGAAACTGGATGGCCCGATGGCTGCCTTTTCCCATGGCACATCCCCTCCTCCGTGTTTACCCAAAACCTATGACGCCCAACCGCCCGCCGTTAAACACGGTTTAACAAGGACGCCTCTTGAGGGTCACAGGAAAGGACTCGATTTCGAAGGGACACATCACCCCCCGGGCACCAAAGAAGGCGTGGATGCTGCGCAGAGGGGCCCTGAGGCCAGAACGCAGGCCAAACCTCCCGCCCAGCCTCCCCCCGTCCCCGCCAAGAAGAGCAGGGAGCGCCTTGCCAACGGGCTGCATCCTGTCCCTCCTGGTCCCCCCGGCACCCCTGGCCCCGATGCACCCAGCCTGCCCCTTAAAAAGGGCAGCGCCGGCGGCCCCGGCGACTGTCCCCCACCGCCAGTGGCCAGGCCTCCCGCAGGGCCGGAACCGGGCAGCCCGCCGAGCGCCAGGCCTCCACCCTGGCTGTCGGAGCTGCCTGAGAGTGCCAGCCTCCAGGAGCACGGCGTGCGGCTTGGCCCTGCCCTGGCCAGGAAGGTCTCCTGCACCCGCGGGGTGGACCTGGAGATGCTCACCGAGAAGAAGTTGCGGGCCGAAGGCATCGATCTCACCGAGGAGCCCTATTCCGATAAG CACGGCCGCTGTGGGATTCCTGAGGCCCTGGTACAGAGATATGCGGAAGACTTAGATCAGCCCGAGAGGGACGTTGCCACCAACATGGACCAGATCCGCGTGAAGCTGCTTCGGAAGCAGCACCGCATGGCG ATCCCAAGCGGTGGACTCACAGAAATCTGTAGGAAGCCCCTATCTCCTGGATGCGTTTCATCCGTGTCGGATTGGCTGGTTTCCATCGGTCTGCCCATGTACGCCAGTGCCCTCACTGAAGCGGGCTTCAGCACGCTGGGCCAAGTGCCTTCTCTGTCCCACACTTGCCTTCAGGAGGCCGGCATCACAGAGGAGAGACACATAAGCAAGCTCGTGTCCGCAGCCAGACTCTTCAAACTGCCACCAGGCCCCGAGGCCATGTAG